The window CGGGAGATGCGGTCCGGGGAGGGCTGGCCCGACCGGCTCAGTGAGAACCTCGCGCACTGCCGGGTGTTCGTCCCGCTGTACTCGCCCCGCTATTTCTCCAGCGACAACTGCGGACGTGAGTGGTTCGCCTTCGACGAGCGCATACGCGAGGCCCGCAACGCGGGCCTCGGTGACATCCCGGCCATCGTCCCGGCCCTGTGGACGAGCATGGATCTGGAGAACCTCCCCGAGTCCGTACGACAGATCCAGGTCGAGCGCTCCCAGTACGGGGAGCGCTACGCGTCGTACGGGATCTACGGGCTGATCAAACTCAAACGGCTGCGGGACGAGTACGAGGAGATCGTGTTCGGTCTCGCCCAGCGGATCGTGCAGGTCGCCGAGAACACCCCGCTGCCGTCGAGCCGGCCCCGGCCCTACGAGTCCACGCACAGCGCGTTCCGGCCGCACGGCGAGGGGCCACGCCGTATCCACCTCACCGTGGCCGCGCCCAGCCGGAGTTCGGTCCCGGAAGGCCGCGACGCCGTCCCCTACGGCGAGGACGCCACGGAGTGGAACCCGTACCACAGCGAGTCCAGGCGACCGCTGTCCGCACTGGCCGAGGAACTGATCCGGTCGCTGGACTACCGGATCACCGTGTCGGACTTCGATCTCCCGGATCCCGGCACCGACGGTCTCACCCCGGCCGACACCGAGGCCGACGGCACCGGGCAGCCGCTCGAACCCCATCCGGGCATCCTGCTGCTCGACCGCTGGGCGCTGCTCGACCGGGACCGGCGCCACCGGCTCAAGTCGTTCGACTCGGCCGCTCACCCGTGGGTCGGTGTGATCGTCCCCTGGAACCGCCTCGACCTCCAGTGCCGCGGTGAACAGGGCGAGCGGCTGAAGGAGCAGCTGGAGGACACCCTGCCGGTGATCCTGGAGCGGGGGCGCCGCGCCAAGTGCTGGGCGGCGGTCAACGGCGTACCGACGCTGAAGCAGTTCACCGAGATCCTGCCGGTGGTCGTGGCCCAGGCGACCCGGCAGTTCCTCAGACACGCCAAGGCCCACCCGCCCCCCGGCCCGGTCACCCCGAGGCCCCGGCTGAGTCTCGCCGATCCGACCTACCCCGATGCGGATTCCGACGACTGAGGAGAAGCATGACGGCCCGTAAGGACGGACGCATCATCACCTTCTACTCGTACAAGGGCGGTACGGGCCGCACGATGGCCCTCGCCAACGCGGCCTGGATCCTGGCCGCCAACGGCAAGCGGGTCCTGGCCGTCGACTGGGACCTGGAGGCACCGGGCCTGGACCGCTTCTTCCAGCCGTTCCTCGATCCGAGCGTCCTCGCGTCCACCACCGGCGTGCTGGACATGATCACCGAGTACTGCTGGGCCGCGACCACCGGAGGCCCGCGCAGCGGACCCTGGCACCGGGACTACGCCCGGGTCGAGCAGCACGCCGTGTCCCTCGGCCCCGAGCGGCTCGGGCTGTCCTTCCCCGAGGGCGGCTCGCTCGACTTCCTGTCGGCCGGCCGGCGGAACCGGGAGTACTCGGCGACCGTGTCGTCGTTCGAATGGGACAACTTCTACGAGCGGCTGGGAGGCGGCCAGTTCCTGGACGCCCTGCGCGAGGACATGAAGGGGTCCTACGACTACGTCCTCATCGACAGCCGCACCGGCCTGTCGGACAGCGCGGACATCTGCACCATCCAGATGCCCGACGTGCTCGTCGACTGCTTCACGCTCAGCGGTCAGTCCCTGGACGGGGCCGCCGCGGTGGCCCGCAGCGTCGAGGGCGGCCAGCACAAACGGCGGATCAGGGTGCTGCCGGTGCTGATGCGCATCGACGAGGGCGAGAAGCGGAAGGTCGACGCGGGCCGGGCCCTGGCACGGCTGCGGTTCGAGGGGCTGCCCAGGGGCCTGGACGGCGAGGAGCTCGGCGCCGAGCAACAGGACGCCTACTGGGGCGCGATGGAGATTCCGTACGTCCCGTTCTACGCGTACGAGGAGACGCTCGCCACCGTCGGCGACAAGAGCAACATCGCCAACTCCCTGCTGTCCGCCTTCGAACGGCTGACGAAGGTGATCTCCGACGGCGAGGTCACCGCGCTCCCACCGATCCCCGAACCGGTGCGCCAGCGCTGCCTGGAGGCGTTCACCCGGCGGCAGCCGATGACGGACATCCTCATCGTGTACGCGGCGGAGAACCGGATGTGGGCGGACTGGGTGGAGGCCGTCCTCAGACAGGCCGGGTGCAACGTCACCCTGCACGACGTCTCCACCGGCCCCCCGGAGCGCCTGGACACCGCCACGCGCGCCCTGCTGCTGGTGTCCCACGCCTTCCAGAAGTCCCGGCACGCCCAGTCGGTCTGGCGCTCGCTGGCCGACACCGCCCTGGCGATGCCACGCGCCGCCACGGTGCCGCTGCGCGTGGACGAGGTCCGTTTCCCCGACGCGTACGTCGACCACGAGCCGGTCGACCTCTACCGGTTCGACGCCGGCCAGTGCGTCTCCGCCCTGCTCGGTGCCCTGAAGCTGCCCGAGCGGCCCGACGACCTCGTGGTCGTGGAACCCCGCTTCCCGGGCAGCGCGCCGACCGTGTGGAACGCGCCGCAGCGCAACACCACGTTCACCGGCCGCAGCCGCATCCTGGACGAGCTGCGTGAACAGCTGCGGGGCGGGGTGTCGGCCGTGGGGAGCCAGCCCAAGACCCTGTTCGGTCTCGGTGGCGTCGGCAAGACCCAGGTCGCGCTGGAGTACGTGCACCGGTTCATGGCCGACTACGACCTGGTGTGGTGGATCTCCGCCGAGCACGGCGACGGCGTCACCTCCGCCCTCGCCGAACTCGGCGCGCGCATCCACGCGCCCGGCGGCGACGACATGACACTGGTCAGCCAGGAGACCGTACGGATGCTCGCCGAGGGGGTGCCGACCAAGCGCTGGATCCTGGTCTTCGACAACGCCGACAACCCCGAGGAGCTGACCAGGTTCTTTCCGCAGGGTGGCGGCGGTCACATCCTCGTCACCTCCCGCAACCAGACCTGGGAGCAACGGGGCACCTCGCTGCCCGTCGACGTCTTCCCCCGGCACGAGAGCGTCGAGCACCTGTCGCGGCGCGCCCCCGGACTGAGCGCCGACGAGGCGGACCGGGTGGCGGAGGCGGTCGGCGACCTGCCGCTGGCGGTGGAGCAGGCGGCCGCCTGGCTCGCCGAGACGGCCACTCCCATCGAGGAGTACCTGCGCCAGCTGAACGAGCAGACCACCGGTGTTCTGGACCTCAACCAGCCCGCCGACTACCCACAGACGGTGGCGGCGACCTGGAACATCTCCATCACCCGGCTGCGGGATCGCTCGCCCGCCTCGGTGCGGCTGCTGCAGCTGTGTGCCTTCATGGCCCCCGAGCCGATCTCCTCGCACCTGCTGTACAGCCGGGAGATGCTCGACGAGCTGAAGAAGGTCGACCCGAGTCTGCAGGAGAGCCTGATGCTGGGCCGGGTCATCCGGGAGATCGGCCGCTTCGCCCTCGCCAAGGTCGACCAGGCCAGCACCAGCATCCAGGTCCACCGTCTGGTGCAGGCCGTGATCCGCTCCCGGCTCACCGAGGAGGAGCAGCGGCAGGCCCGGCACGTGGTCCACACGATGCTCGTCGGTGCCCGTCCGCCCGGGGACGAACCCATCGACGATGCCGAGACCTGGCCCCGCTTCGCCATCATCTGGCCGCATCTGAACGCCTCCGAGCTGCGCGACTGCCACGAGGTCGAACCCCGTCGGCTGCTCATCGACCGGGTCCGCTACCTGTGGAAGCGCGGCGACTTCCCCGGTGCGCGCAGACTCGCCGAGGACCTGCTGGCGTACTGGAAGGAGACGCTCGGCGAGGACGACATGCAGTACATGTACCTGCACGGCCAGCTCGCCAACGTGCTGCGCACACAGGGGCGTTTCGTGGAGGCACGCGACATCGACGAGGAGGTGCGCGAGCGGCAGCTGAGGGTGCTGGGCCCCACCCATCCCCACACCTACGTCACCACCTCCAGCCTCGCCAGTGACCTCGCCGCCCTCGGCGAGTACACCAAGGCGGTGAAGCTGGCCCGCGAGGCCCATCAGGGGTTCAGCCAGATCTTCCACGAGTCGCACGGCCGGACGCTCAACGCCGCGAACAACCTCGCGCTCGCGCTGCGCATGGTCGGTCACTACGACGAGGCCCGCGACGTCGACCAGGACACCTACACCCGTCGCCGGGAGGTTCTCGGGCCCGACCACCCCTACACGCTGATCTCGGCCCAGGGACTCGGCCGCGATCTGCGCGAGGTCGGCCGCTACACCGACTCGGTGGCGGTCCTGTCCGAGGCGTACGAGATTCACAAGCGGATTCTCGGCAAGGACTTCCCCGGCACGCTCAGCTGCGCCAAGTCGCTCGCCGTGTCGCTGAGGCGGGCGGGTCAGTTCGTGGACGCGCATCGGCTGACCCGGGCGACGCTCACCCAGTACCGGACCCAGTACACGAGGGACAAGTACCCGGAGCCGATCCCCGACTCGCTCGCCTGTGAGCTGAACCTGGCGGCCGACCTGTACGCCGCCGACGAGCCGGACCGGGCGCGCGAGACCGTCCGGAGCGTGTTGGAGCACTATGTGCAGGTGCCGGGCAGGGAACACCCCTACACCCAGGCCGCGCTCAACAACCTCGGCATCTACCTGTGGGCCTGCGGGGACGCGGAGGAGGCCGAGGAGGTGTTCCAGCAGGTCACGGAGCGCATGGCGGCGGGGCTCGGCGAGGAGCACCCCCACACCCTCTT is drawn from Streptomyces bottropensis ATCC 25435 and contains these coding sequences:
- a CDS encoding TIR-like protein FxsC; the protein is MDTSARGRAPDNRPYFFLSYAHTPPSGPDSGDPDHWVHLLYKDLCADVLALTAHPRGTPAGFLDREMRSGEGWPDRLSENLAHCRVFVPLYSPRYFSSDNCGREWFAFDERIREARNAGLGDIPAIVPALWTSMDLENLPESVRQIQVERSQYGERYASYGIYGLIKLKRLRDEYEEIVFGLAQRIVQVAENTPLPSSRPRPYESTHSAFRPHGEGPRRIHLTVAAPSRSSVPEGRDAVPYGEDATEWNPYHSESRRPLSALAEELIRSLDYRITVSDFDLPDPGTDGLTPADTEADGTGQPLEPHPGILLLDRWALLDRDRRHRLKSFDSAAHPWVGVIVPWNRLDLQCRGEQGERLKEQLEDTLPVILERGRRAKCWAAVNGVPTLKQFTEILPVVVAQATRQFLRHAKAHPPPGPVTPRPRLSLADPTYPDADSDD
- the fxsT gene encoding FxSxx-COOH system tetratricopeptide repeat protein translates to MTARKDGRIITFYSYKGGTGRTMALANAAWILAANGKRVLAVDWDLEAPGLDRFFQPFLDPSVLASTTGVLDMITEYCWAATTGGPRSGPWHRDYARVEQHAVSLGPERLGLSFPEGGSLDFLSAGRRNREYSATVSSFEWDNFYERLGGGQFLDALREDMKGSYDYVLIDSRTGLSDSADICTIQMPDVLVDCFTLSGQSLDGAAAVARSVEGGQHKRRIRVLPVLMRIDEGEKRKVDAGRALARLRFEGLPRGLDGEELGAEQQDAYWGAMEIPYVPFYAYEETLATVGDKSNIANSLLSAFERLTKVISDGEVTALPPIPEPVRQRCLEAFTRRQPMTDILIVYAAENRMWADWVEAVLRQAGCNVTLHDVSTGPPERLDTATRALLLVSHAFQKSRHAQSVWRSLADTALAMPRAATVPLRVDEVRFPDAYVDHEPVDLYRFDAGQCVSALLGALKLPERPDDLVVVEPRFPGSAPTVWNAPQRNTTFTGRSRILDELREQLRGGVSAVGSQPKTLFGLGGVGKTQVALEYVHRFMADYDLVWWISAEHGDGVTSALAELGARIHAPGGDDMTLVSQETVRMLAEGVPTKRWILVFDNADNPEELTRFFPQGGGGHILVTSRNQTWEQRGTSLPVDVFPRHESVEHLSRRAPGLSADEADRVAEAVGDLPLAVEQAAAWLAETATPIEEYLRQLNEQTTGVLDLNQPADYPQTVAATWNISITRLRDRSPASVRLLQLCAFMAPEPISSHLLYSREMLDELKKVDPSLQESLMLGRVIREIGRFALAKVDQASTSIQVHRLVQAVIRSRLTEEEQRQARHVVHTMLVGARPPGDEPIDDAETWPRFAIIWPHLNASELRDCHEVEPRRLLIDRVRYLWKRGDFPGARRLAEDLLAYWKETLGEDDMQYMYLHGQLANVLRTQGRFVEARDIDEEVRERQLRVLGPTHPHTYVTTSSLASDLAALGEYTKAVKLAREAHQGFSQIFHESHGRTLNAANNLALALRMVGHYDEARDVDQDTYTRRREVLGPDHPYTLISAQGLGRDLREVGRYTDSVAVLSEAYEIHKRILGKDFPGTLSCAKSLAVSLRRAGQFVDAHRLTRATLTQYRTQYTRDKYPEPIPDSLACELNLAADLYAADEPDRARETVRSVLEHYVQVPGREHPYTQAALNNLGIYLWACGDAEEAEEVFQQVTERMAAGLGEEHPHTLFARANHANVLAEKGRPEEAWALEEPARNVLKSLLGPQHPETLAVVSNSALTLRALGREEEAQRLREATLAELRRLGQKLGEGNGITRLVGQRRRVYRDLEPLAV